In SAR324 cluster bacterium, a single genomic region encodes these proteins:
- a CDS encoding DUF192 domain-containing protein: MKHWLCLVILLLTLAHSPELSYAESPNSIQYAHAQIATPSGVRLDVELADTEEKRHLGLGFRQGLSEGKGMLFIFEEKELHGFWMKNMRFPIDIIWLDNHKIVHIESDVPSPVSAQDLPVYKPSRMANMVLEIGAGQARKLGLITGQSLKYQFTP; the protein is encoded by the coding sequence ATGAAACATTGGTTATGCCTGGTTATTCTGCTGTTGACGCTGGCACACTCACCGGAGTTGTCTTATGCGGAATCCCCGAATTCAATTCAATACGCCCATGCACAGATCGCAACGCCTTCAGGCGTTAGGTTGGATGTTGAACTTGCGGACACTGAAGAAAAAAGACACCTCGGTCTTGGCTTCCGTCAGGGCCTTTCTGAGGGCAAAGGGATGCTGTTCATTTTTGAAGAGAAAGAATTACACGGATTCTGGATGAAAAACATGAGGTTTCCGATTGATATCATCTGGCTGGATAACCATAAAATTGTTCACATTGAATCCGATGTTCCGTCACCTGTTTCCGCTCAAGACCTTCCTGTTTATAAACCCTCACGCATGGCCAATATGGTTCTGGAAATTGGCGCGGGACAAGCCCGGAAACTGGGACTCATCACAGGACAATCGCTGAAATATCAGTTCACACCATAA
- a CDS encoding peptide deformylase: MAVMKIYTFPDKVLKQVAEPVTTFDTSLRELAESMLETMYESEGIGLAANQVGILQRIIVIDINSGNEDTSTREPYVLINPVIEEKSGDITYEEGCLSVVEYRAEVQRFRQIKVAYQDLEGKPQTMDADELKAVCLQHEMDHLDGILFIDHLPLLKQKMVKKHLKKQARLAEEASA; this comes from the coding sequence ATGGCAGTCATGAAAATTTATACATTTCCGGACAAAGTGTTAAAACAGGTGGCAGAACCCGTCACCACCTTTGATACATCCCTCAGGGAACTTGCGGAATCCATGCTGGAAACCATGTATGAATCCGAGGGCATAGGGCTTGCGGCAAATCAGGTGGGAATCCTGCAACGGATTATTGTGATTGACATCAACAGCGGGAACGAAGACACCAGCACCCGGGAACCCTATGTGCTGATCAATCCTGTGATCGAGGAAAAATCAGGAGACATTACCTATGAAGAAGGTTGCCTGAGTGTGGTGGAGTATCGTGCTGAAGTGCAACGATTCCGTCAAATCAAGGTGGCCTATCAGGATCTTGAGGGGAAGCCACAGACCATGGACGCAGACGAGTTGAAAGCTGTATGTTTACAACATGAAATGGATCATCTGGATGGAATCCTCTTTATTGATCATTTGCCTCTTCTCAAGCAGAAAATGGTTAAAAAACATCTAAAAAAACAGGCCCGTCTGGCGGAAGAAGCCTCCGCATGA
- the lpxK gene encoding tetraacyldisaccharide 4'-kinase: MPFSSKWRFLLLPLALLYEALVRLRVFLYQKNLLTSWQPEVPVISVGNLSVGGAGKTPVVDYLLETLTHSKIKPVVLSRGYKRESTSEYERLRWDEGLPSSPGMIGDEPFLLATRHPEVAVYAGKNRVELSQIAVNRDHPDLLILDDGYQHLRLKRTLNLLLIDAERGLDNEWVIPMGPLREPVDHWKRADAIIVTKSNLGFADRLLHVLTKKHGITCPVFKFEYRIKNLHKLSGETLSMDKLNGKKIMVLSGVAQPQGVSRSLELWNCKVVQHDIFPDHHHYTFEDLARLQADYHRIHPDYWITTEKDAVKLRAYQTLHDKLWIMEMAVFADKSWEEFFVDFLKKCKLQ; encoded by the coding sequence ATGCCTTTTTCCTCAAAATGGCGGTTTCTGCTTCTGCCTCTGGCCCTTCTGTATGAAGCGCTGGTACGACTTAGAGTTTTTTTATATCAAAAGAACCTGTTGACCTCCTGGCAACCTGAAGTTCCGGTGATCTCGGTGGGTAATCTCAGTGTGGGAGGCGCCGGAAAAACGCCGGTTGTTGATTATTTGCTGGAAACTCTGACCCACTCAAAAATCAAACCTGTTGTGTTGAGTCGAGGGTACAAACGGGAATCCACTTCAGAATATGAGAGACTCCGCTGGGATGAAGGTTTGCCCTCCAGTCCGGGAATGATTGGAGACGAACCGTTTCTGCTGGCAACACGCCATCCTGAAGTTGCGGTTTATGCCGGAAAAAACCGGGTTGAACTCTCACAAATCGCGGTGAATCGGGATCATCCTGATTTGCTGATTCTGGATGATGGCTATCAACACCTGCGCTTGAAACGAACCCTCAATTTATTGTTGATTGACGCTGAACGTGGACTGGATAATGAATGGGTGATTCCCATGGGGCCCCTGAGAGAACCTGTGGATCACTGGAAACGTGCGGACGCGATCATTGTGACTAAAAGCAATCTGGGATTCGCTGACAGACTTTTACATGTATTGACCAAAAAACATGGGATCACCTGCCCTGTGTTCAAATTTGAATATCGCATAAAAAACCTCCACAAATTGAGTGGAGAGACCCTTTCCATGGACAAACTGAACGGGAAAAAAATCATGGTTCTGAGCGGGGTTGCCCAACCACAGGGCGTTTCCAGAAGTTTGGAATTGTGGAACTGCAAAGTGGTCCAGCATGACATTTTTCCTGACCACCATCATTATACGTTCGAGGACCTCGCCCGATTGCAGGCTGACTATCACAGGATTCATCCTGACTATTGGATCACAACAGAAAAGGACGCTGTCAAATTGAGGGCGTATCAGACATTGCATGACAAACTGTGGATTATGGAAATGGCTGTCTTCGCGGATAAATCATGGGAGGAATTCTTTGTTGATTTTTTAAAAAAATGTAAGTTACAATGA